A stretch of Spodoptera frugiperda isolate SF20-4 chromosome 6, AGI-APGP_CSIRO_Sfru_2.0, whole genome shotgun sequence DNA encodes these proteins:
- the LOC118267781 gene encoding probable methyltransferase-like protein 25, translating into MMQESHFEDSKSSMNTRILKIRNHIDCITKYLTPLLPIANCHMVEFLTQNHWDKLLPVPLRDTLNGLQLNEALEQFWTAAASKEIKDNSILSNWIHTARSHCVSVNNDYCLSAEQLRERIRAWGGEIQPEIRVKEFMTSKKSYEVQTMSPLVASLHAASGAHCCVEAGGGRGQLPVALCLAYSVPSLTLDCDAQAVAAAPHRIRIIQKQWHAIAKRIKNGIEERIDEGINKNLHRFAAAYITEHTDIASIVRDKFPEFVDRDVKLLLTGLHTCGNLGPDSLRIFVQQSSTAAVFNVPCCYHLLTEAVDGQLFDVFQRDYGGEDTRQGFPMSEYMRGYNLGRNARMLAAQSIDRVVNERQLPSTSLLYRALLQDIIQKKLPNHKISEGKLKRITPKCQTFQQYFKMADEILKLELYDSLPDSFFTDIQNKMDCQWKKLVLFYLVRLCLAQVVESLILLDRLLFLFENGFDNVYLVKLFDPVLSPRCHSIVAVR; encoded by the exons ATGATGCAGGAGTCTCATTTTGAGGATTCTA aaTCATCCATGAATacaagaattttgaaaatccgcaACCATATAGactgtataacaaaatatttgactCCGCTCCTGCCTATAGCCAACTGTCACATGGTGGAGTTTCTTACTCAGAACCACTGGGACAAACTTCTACCTGTACCATTGAGAGACACCCTGAATGGTCTACAGCTAAACGAGGCATTGGAACAGTTCTGGACTGCAGCTgcaagtaaagaaataaaag ATAACTCGATTCTATCTAACTGGATCCACACAGCTCGTTCCCACTGTGTGTCAGTCAACAATGACTACTGCTTGTCCGCTGAACAGCTGCGGGAACGCATCAGGGCATGGGGCGGAGAGATACAACCGGAGATCAGGGTCAAGGAGTTTATGACCAGCAAGAAGAGCTATGAG GTACAAACCATGTCCCCGCTAGTAGCGTCTCTCCACGCGGCATCAGGTGCACACTGCTGCGTAGAGGCGGGCGGTGGGCGCGGCCAGTTGCCCGTGGCGCTGTGCCTGGCGTACTCGGTGCCCAGTCTGACGCTCGACTGCGATGCTCAGGCTGTCGCCGCTGCGCCACACAGGATTAGGATTATACAG AAACAATGGCATGCAATAGCGAAACGTATAAAGAACGGGATAGAAGAGCGCATAGACGAGGGTATAAATAAGAACCTGCACAGATTCGCCGCCGCCTACATCACGGAGCACACCGACATTGCAAGCATCGTTAGAGACAAGTTCCCTGAGTTTGTAGACCGAGATGTCAAACTGCTTCTCACAG GTCTCCACACATGTGGTAACCTAGGCCCGGATTCCCTGCGCATCTTTGTGCAGCAGTCCAGCACTGCTGCAGTCTTCAACGTGCCATGTTGCTACCACCTGCTCACTGAGGCAGTCGACGGCCAGCTGTTCGATGTCTTCCAGAGAGACTATGGAGGGGAGGACACTAGGCAAGGGTTCCCCATGTCGGAGTATATGAGAG GGTATAACCTGGGCAGGAACGCGCGGATGTTAGCCGCTCAGTCGATAGACAGGGTTGTCAACGAGCGACAGTTGCCGTCCACCAGCTTACTATACAGAGCCTTATTACAG gaTATAATCCAAAAGAAACTACCAAACCACAAGATATCAGAAGGTAAACTTAAAAGAATAACACCAAAATGTCAAACATTCCAACAGTACTTCAAAATGGCGGACGAGATTTTAAAATTGGAACTCTATGACAGTTTGCCTGATAGCTTTTTCACagatatacaaaacaaaatggatTGCCAGTGGAAAAAACtcgtgttgttttatttagttaggTTATGTTTAGCTCAAGTAGTTgagagtttaattttattagatagattgttgtttttatttgaaaatgggtttgataatgtttatttGGTGAAGTTGTTTGATCCTGTCTTGTCCCCAAGATGTCATAGTATTGTTGCTGTAAGATAG